In one bacterium genomic region, the following are encoded:
- a CDS encoding aldehyde dehydrogenase family protein, producing the protein MKQILEKFGLVGELYGGFDGEWFGNGKILESHSPIDGSLIGTIHQADKDDYERIVKSAEKAYQVWRLVPAPKRSILVRAIADKLREHKDDLGALVSLEMGKIHAEGSGEVQEMIDICDFAIGLSRQLYGLTMKSEREEHFMMEQWHPLGVVGIITAFNFPVAVWAWNTALSLVCGDANIWKPSSKTPLTAIACTKIAESVCRDLGVNPAVLSLVIGKGSDVGEKMLLDSRVKLISATGSTAVGRRVGRIVGERLGRTILELGGNNAIILTPDADMEMALPAILFGAVGTTGQRCTSTRRIIVHKSIKETLVSRLINAYKQVRIGDPLDSDTIMGPMIDTGAVDNMMNAIGLIKEQGGKILYGGEKLDLVGGCYVTPCIAEAKNEMRIVQEETFAPILYIIEYEDFEEALELHNGVPQGLSSAIFTNNLREAQTFLSPVGSDCGIASVNVGTSGAEIGGAFGGEKETGGGRESGSDAWKAYMRRQTNTVNYSKTMILAQGIKFGD; encoded by the coding sequence ATGAAGCAAATTCTTGAGAAATTCGGTCTAGTTGGCGAGCTTTACGGCGGTTTTGATGGTGAGTGGTTTGGTAATGGCAAGATACTCGAATCACACAGCCCCATCGATGGCAGCCTTATTGGCACAATTCATCAGGCCGATAAAGACGATTACGAGAGAATAGTTAAATCTGCGGAAAAGGCTTATCAGGTTTGGCGCTTAGTTCCGGCGCCCAAGCGTAGTATTCTTGTCCGCGCGATTGCGGATAAACTTCGGGAGCATAAGGATGATCTTGGAGCTTTAGTATCACTTGAAATGGGCAAAATTCACGCCGAGGGCAGTGGTGAAGTCCAGGAAATGATTGATATTTGCGATTTTGCAATCGGTCTTTCGCGCCAGCTTTATGGTCTCACTATGAAATCGGAGCGCGAAGAGCATTTTATGATGGAACAATGGCATCCCTTGGGTGTTGTCGGCATTATTACTGCTTTCAATTTTCCTGTTGCAGTTTGGGCATGGAATACTGCTCTTTCGCTGGTTTGTGGTGATGCGAATATCTGGAAACCATCGAGCAAAACCCCGCTTACAGCTATTGCCTGCACGAAGATTGCCGAGAGTGTTTGCCGTGATCTTGGTGTTAATCCAGCGGTATTATCTCTTGTTATTGGTAAAGGCAGCGATGTTGGTGAAAAGATGCTTCTTGATAGTAGGGTTAAGCTTATTTCGGCAACGGGAAGCACTGCTGTAGGCCGTCGTGTTGGAAGAATTGTCGGAGAGAGGCTTGGCCGCACTATTCTCGAACTTGGCGGCAACAATGCTATTATTTTAACTCCAGACGCCGACATGGAAATGGCGCTTCCTGCGATTCTCTTTGGGGCCGTAGGGACTACCGGGCAGCGTTGCACCTCTACACGCAGGATAATTGTTCATAAGTCGATTAAGGAGACCCTCGTTAGCCGGTTAATCAACGCATACAAACAAGTCAGGATCGGCGATCCACTTGATTCGGACACTATAATGGGTCCCATGATCGATACAGGTGCAGTGGATAATATGATGAATGCCATCGGTCTTATTAAGGAGCAAGGTGGCAAGATTCTATATGGTGGCGAGAAGCTCGATCTCGTGGGCGGATGCTATGTTACGCCTTGTATTGCCGAAGCAAAGAATGAAATGAGGATTGTTCAGGAGGAGACTTTTGCCCCTATCCTCTATATCATTGAATACGAGGATTTCGAAGAAGCGCTCGAGCTTCACAATGGTGTTCCTCAAGGCCTGTCATCCGCGATATTTACTAACAACCTCCGTGAAGCTCAGACCTTCCTTTCCCCGGTGGGTTCCGACTGCGGAATCGCGAGTGTTAATGTTGGCACTTCGGGTGCAGAAATAGGCGGCGCATTTGGTGGCGAGAAGGAAACTGGCGGTGGCAGGGAATCCGGTTCCGATGCCTGGAAAGCCTATATGCGCAGACAAACAAACACAGTTAATTATTCCAAAACAATGATACTCGCTCAGGGTATCAAGTTTGGGGATTAA
- a CDS encoding DivIVA domain-containing protein: protein MALSPLEIRNQDFPKAPMGYKRDEVKFFLAQIAESVAELNKERDHLTRRLETLTRRISELEAQSGAIGQALELAKNEGQEIVNRAQEEARNIREGADDEAQKVMSRYTQQINETKQELYELTTIKEAYFRKLMRVLELQDKALRQFDEEYEARRIRASIETLAAGFRIEFPLSDEIVFSRSIHRRRRASLFPMD from the coding sequence ATGGCACTTTCTCCGCTCGAAATTAGAAATCAGGATTTCCCTAAAGCTCCGATGGGCTATAAACGCGACGAGGTAAAATTCTTCCTCGCGCAGATTGCGGAGTCAGTGGCCGAGCTTAATAAAGAGCGCGATCACCTTACACGAAGATTAGAAACACTCACCAGGCGAATCAGCGAACTCGAGGCCCAATCCGGTGCTATAGGTCAGGCTCTCGAACTAGCTAAGAATGAGGGGCAAGAGATAGTTAATCGTGCCCAAGAAGAAGCGCGAAATATCCGCGAGGGCGCCGATGACGAGGCCCAGAAGGTGATGTCACGTTATACCCAACAAATCAATGAGACCAAGCAAGAGCTTTATGAGCTAACAACAATTAAAGAGGCTTATTTTCGCAAGCTTATGCGTGTTCTCGAGCTACAAGATAAAGCACTCAGGCAATTCGATGAGGAGTATGAAGCTCGCAGGATTCGCGCGTCGATCGAGACACTCGCAGCGGGATTTCGAATCGAATTTCCCCTTTCAGATGAAATAGTTTTCAGTAGATCAATACACAGGAGAAGGCGCGCGTCGCTTTTCCCGATGGATTAA
- a CDS encoding purine-nucleoside phosphorylase — MHEIKKQLQETIPFIKSQMKLEPRIAIILGTGMGKLADIVEADVVIPYNKIPHFKMSASPGHKGNLIFGTIDGVSVMVMQGRVHFYEGYTMKEITYPVRVMQALGIDTMFVSNAAGALNPLFRKGDVMLITDHINLMGDNPLRGSNNDDLGLRFPDMSRAYTAGHRKIIEAIALEKGLRLAQGVFVALMGPCYETAAEYRFLRAIGADAVGMSTVPEVIVAVHGGMKVIGFSMLTDMCLPDSLVPAESDEIIKVVKEAGDKLIGLIRSSIPRISKAIEA; from the coding sequence ATGCACGAAATTAAAAAACAGCTTCAGGAAACAATTCCCTTTATCAAATCGCAGATGAAATTGGAGCCAAGAATCGCTATAATTCTTGGCACCGGTATGGGCAAATTGGCCGACATCGTAGAGGCCGATGTAGTTATTCCGTATAATAAAATTCCTCATTTTAAAATGAGCGCCTCACCGGGGCACAAGGGGAATCTTATCTTTGGCACAATCGATGGTGTTTCGGTCATGGTTATGCAGGGGCGTGTGCATTTTTATGAGGGCTACACTATGAAAGAGATAACCTATCCGGTTCGGGTAATGCAAGCACTCGGTATCGACACTATGTTTGTTTCAAACGCAGCGGGCGCACTTAATCCACTCTTTCGCAAGGGTGACGTTATGCTCATTACAGATCATATAAACCTTATGGGCGACAATCCTCTTCGCGGGTCGAATAATGATGATTTGGGTCTTCGTTTCCCTGATATGAGCAGGGCTTACACCGCTGGCCACCGCAAGATAATCGAGGCTATCGCCCTCGAAAAAGGCCTTCGATTAGCGCAGGGCGTTTTTGTTGCTTTAATGGGTCCCTGTTACGAGACAGCTGCTGAATACCGCTTCCTTCGCGCTATCGGTGCCGATGCTGTTGGTATGAGCACGGTGCCAGAGGTTATTGTCGCTGTTCATGGAGGTATGAAGGTTATCGGTTTTTCCATGTTAACAGATATGTGTCTTCCGGATTCCCTGGTTCCAGCGGAAAGCGACGAGATTATTAAGGTTGTTAAAGAGGCCGGCGATAAGCTTATAGGTCTTATAAGGTCTTCTATACCGAGAATTTCTAAAGCAATTGAAGCTTAA
- a CDS encoding Hsp20/alpha crystallin family protein, which produces MPKMMSVKNNSFDEEMRRLYSEFSQMKNRVMLNAINVWHPPTDVCETEDELIITSELAGVRREDIRIQLDDDIMRITGIRNERKPINKAVFHNLEINYGPFERNIKFPKRFIGGEPKAHFKEGILCIKIPVSPPEIRRKLDIEVE; this is translated from the coding sequence ATGCCTAAAATGATGTCTGTTAAAAACAATTCCTTCGATGAGGAAATGCGGAGATTATATTCCGAATTTTCACAGATGAAAAACCGCGTTATGTTAAACGCTATCAATGTATGGCATCCGCCGACCGATGTTTGCGAAACGGAAGACGAGCTTATTATAACCAGCGAACTTGCCGGTGTTCGAAGAGAGGATATACGAATCCAACTCGACGACGATATAATGCGGATTACAGGTATTCGCAATGAACGAAAACCGATAAATAAAGCGGTTTTCCATAATCTCGAGATTAATTATGGTCCTTTTGAACGCAATATTAAATTTCCGAAGAGATTTATAGGCGGTGAACCCAAGGCACATTTTAAAGAGGGGATTTTGTGTATAAAGATTCCTGTTTCGCCACCGGAAATCAGAAGAAAACTTGACATAGAAGTCGAATAA
- a CDS encoding LON peptidase substrate-binding domain-containing protein: MSNTEYSFKLEESLAVLPLIQNVAFPGQIIPLVIQDKQHIKLVDDVVADNKVMAMVPALPDKEETSTFDSLFRFGVRGSVMKLLRFPDGTLRVLIKCLDRLEFIKSIKETPYLVGKFKLVEEFRSPGDEESALIRTILAQFKEIAKLAPYLPDEIPVEAFNVEEPGRFADSIAAYISMDFQKKQSLLSQRNILQRLRDLQKYLASELTVLRISNEIQDEANESIRKGQREFLLREQMKAIRKELGDDDRPEIKEFREKLAGKDLPEEAGKAAESEIDRLERMNPASAEYTVSMTYVDWLLKLPWLKSTSDNIDLSYAQTVLDEDHFGLERIKERIIEFLAVRKLKPDAKSPILLFIGPPGVGKTSLGKSIARSMGREFYRISLGGMRDEAEIRGHRRTYVGALPGRIIQGIKRVGSCNPVFMLDEIDKIGQDFRGDPA, encoded by the coding sequence ATGTCTAATACAGAATACTCATTTAAATTAGAAGAAAGTTTAGCGGTTTTACCGCTGATACAAAATGTTGCGTTTCCCGGGCAGATAATCCCGCTTGTCATTCAAGATAAGCAACATATAAAACTCGTTGACGATGTTGTTGCCGATAACAAGGTTATGGCCATGGTCCCAGCTCTGCCTGATAAGGAGGAGACCAGCACCTTCGATAGTTTATTTCGTTTTGGTGTCCGCGGCTCTGTGATGAAGCTCCTTCGATTCCCTGATGGCACATTGAGAGTGCTTATTAAATGCCTCGACAGACTCGAATTTATTAAAAGTATTAAAGAAACGCCCTATTTGGTTGGTAAATTCAAGCTTGTCGAGGAGTTTCGCAGTCCTGGTGACGAGGAATCGGCGCTTATACGGACTATCCTTGCACAGTTCAAAGAGATAGCCAAACTTGCTCCATATCTTCCTGACGAGATACCGGTTGAGGCTTTCAATGTCGAAGAACCGGGGCGTTTTGCTGATTCCATCGCGGCATATATAAGCATGGATTTCCAAAAAAAGCAGTCCCTTCTTTCCCAGCGCAATATATTGCAAAGACTGAGGGATCTCCAAAAATATCTTGCCAGCGAACTTACAGTTCTCAGAATAAGCAATGAGATTCAGGATGAGGCTAATGAATCGATACGGAAGGGACAGCGTGAGTTTCTGCTTCGCGAACAGATGAAGGCCATTCGTAAGGAATTAGGAGATGATGATCGCCCGGAAATAAAAGAATTTCGAGAAAAACTTGCTGGAAAGGATCTTCCCGAAGAGGCTGGTAAAGCTGCTGAATCCGAAATAGATCGACTCGAGCGCATGAATCCAGCCAGCGCAGAATACACCGTGTCTATGACCTATGTAGATTGGCTTCTCAAGCTCCCTTGGCTCAAATCGACTTCGGATAATATCGACCTTTCGTATGCGCAAACGGTTTTAGATGAAGACCATTTCGGTTTGGAGAGGATAAAGGAGCGTATAATCGAGTTTCTTGCTGTGCGTAAACTCAAACCCGATGCCAAATCGCCAATACTTCTTTTCATAGGCCCGCCGGGAGTTGGTAAGACCAGCCTCGGTAAGAGCATCGCGCGTTCGATGGGCCGCGAGTTTTATCGTATTAGCCTAGGTGGAATGCGAGATGAGGCGGAGATACGCGGCCACAGAAGAACCTATGTCGGTG